ATTTTTAGACACATAACATCCCAATGTCTTTATTAGTTCAACGTTTGTGGAGGTTTCTTCTAAACACTCTCTTGTAGCCGCTTCAAAAACAGACTCGTCTCCATTGTCCCCGTATGTCCCTTTTATTATATTCCAGAGGGGGCGATCCTTCTTTGCTAATTTCTCTTTTATAAGAAGAATTTTTTGCCCACTTTCATCTTTTATAATAACTCCAATTTTTAATTTTGTGTCCATACAGGATCATGATATCATAGATAATAAGGTCTATAAACCCGTTAAGTTTTGACCATAGGCAGTAACTTTATCAAAAGATATTATGAAAATTGTTTTAGGATCAAGAAGCAAAAGAAAAATTGATGTCGCCGAGAAAATTTTTAAGCAAATTTTCAATAATGAGGAAGTGAAGATTGTAGCCCACAACGCGGCTTCCGGAGTTCCTGAAACACCCTATAATAAAGAGACATTTGGGGGGAAATGGGAAATGAAATGGGGTCAGCCACTATTTATGATATAATTTATATATGCCACGAATAGAAAGAGTTGATATTGGCAACTATGTTTACCATGTAATTAATCGCGCGA
This region of Patescibacteria group bacterium genomic DNA includes:
- a CDS encoding DUF84 family protein, which gives rise to MKIVLGSRSKRKIDVAEKIFKQIFNNEEVKIVAHNAASGVPETPYNKETFGGKWEMKWGQPLFMI